A portion of the Streptomyces platensis genome contains these proteins:
- a CDS encoding acyltransferase family protein, producing MAGRPLAEHGEAPPPAADSASGVPKRLPSLTGLRFAAAVGVLYTHSRLMIDPHLAETLGPEVWLGGSAVSLFFILSGYVLTHSARPGDTARAFWRRRAAKIFPNHVLTWCVVVAALACGGTAAVRTGSGIAADLASLFLVHTWVPSHLFVSAGNPVSWSLAAEMFFYFLFPVLLPRVERLSPRGLLIGAATAIAVVWSLPLFCALVVNPDGSSFPEYWFLYMLPIVRLPEFVLGMMAARIASSGLRIPRMGVLPAALGVISAVIMNPAILPQRFLYAASTVAPLVILVYATAELDLRDRRSLLRTRPCVFLGELSYAMYLVHFLVLGLLYLGLRGHGWSNLGVVLVGLPVVLLASWLLYAGVERPCVRRFSTPRARARNRTRTAAAS from the coding sequence ATGGCAGGACGCCCCCTTGCCGAGCACGGGGAGGCCCCACCGCCGGCCGCGGACAGCGCGTCCGGCGTCCCCAAACGGTTGCCTTCGCTGACCGGTCTGCGCTTCGCCGCCGCGGTCGGGGTCCTCTATACGCACAGCAGGCTGATGATCGATCCGCATCTCGCCGAGACCCTCGGGCCCGAAGTGTGGCTGGGCGGAAGCGCGGTTTCGCTGTTCTTCATTCTCAGCGGCTATGTGCTGACGCACTCGGCCCGCCCGGGCGACACCGCACGCGCCTTCTGGCGTAGACGGGCCGCGAAGATCTTTCCCAATCACGTCCTCACCTGGTGTGTGGTGGTCGCCGCGCTGGCCTGTGGCGGTACGGCGGCCGTCAGGACGGGCTCCGGGATAGCAGCCGATCTGGCCAGCCTCTTCCTGGTGCACACCTGGGTCCCCAGCCACCTTTTCGTCTCCGCGGGCAACCCGGTTTCCTGGTCTCTCGCCGCCGAGATGTTCTTCTACTTCCTCTTCCCCGTACTGCTGCCCAGGGTCGAGCGGCTGTCGCCCCGTGGACTGCTGATCGGCGCGGCAACGGCGATCGCGGTCGTCTGGTCGTTGCCGTTGTTCTGTGCGCTCGTGGTCAACCCTGATGGTTCCTCCTTTCCCGAGTACTGGTTTCTGTACATGCTGCCGATCGTCCGGCTGCCCGAGTTCGTGCTCGGGATGATGGCGGCGCGGATCGCCTCGTCGGGCCTGCGGATCCCGCGGATGGGTGTGCTGCCGGCCGCGCTCGGTGTCATCAGCGCGGTCATCATGAACCCCGCGATTCTGCCGCAGCGCTTCCTGTACGCGGCCTCGACCGTGGCACCGCTCGTCATACTCGTGTACGCGACCGCGGAGCTGGATCTGCGCGACCGGCGCTCGCTGCTGCGCACCCGGCCCTGCGTGTTCCTCGGTGAACTCTCCTACGCCATGTACCTCGTGCACTTCCTGGTGCTGGGGCTGCTCTACCTGGGGCTGCGCGGGCACGGCTGGAGCAATCTCGGTGTGGTGCTGGTCGGCCTCCCCGTCGTCCTGCTGGCCTCATGGCTGCTGTACGCGGGGGTGGAGCGCCCCTGCGTGCGCCGGTTCTCCACACCACGTGCCCGTGCGCGCAACCGCACCCGTACGGCAGCGGCCTCGTGA
- a CDS encoding S1 family peptidase — protein sequence MKHTRVSTPRTVLTGAALVVALTAATLTLKTAEAAPAKAPDPPTAAVAGQRAKGISSTLGADGAGAYYDAKHRKLIVNVTTEAAAAKARAAGAEVRVVKHSLASLDAARATLKRQATIPGTSWGMDPRSNKVVITADRTVRGDKLAQLKRVAAALGDRAVLRQSTGTLRPLIAGGDAIWGTRARCSLGFNVTRGGQPYFLTAGHCTNAVRSWSATQGGEEIAVTEAGTFPGDDYGIVKYAAAGIVHPGQVDLHNGSMQSITRAGDPIVGQKVQRSGGSTHVHDGDVIALEVTANYQEGAVDGLIQATICAEAGDSGGSLFEGDTALGITSGGRGDCSAGGVTYYQPVREALEKTGAQLG from the coding sequence TTGAAGCACACCCGCGTATCGACGCCCCGCACCGTCCTCACCGGTGCCGCTCTGGTGGTGGCCCTGACCGCCGCCACGCTCACCCTGAAGACCGCTGAGGCCGCCCCCGCCAAGGCCCCTGATCCGCCGACGGCCGCCGTCGCCGGACAGCGCGCCAAGGGCATCAGCTCCACCCTCGGTGCCGACGGCGCGGGCGCCTACTACGACGCCAAGCACCGCAAGCTCATCGTCAATGTCACCACCGAGGCCGCCGCGGCCAAGGCGCGAGCCGCCGGTGCCGAAGTCAGGGTGGTCAAACACTCGCTCGCCTCGCTGGACGCCGCACGCGCGACCCTCAAGAGGCAGGCCACCATCCCCGGCACCTCCTGGGGGATGGACCCCAGGAGCAACAAGGTGGTCATCACCGCCGACCGCACGGTCCGGGGCGACAAGCTGGCGCAGCTCAAGCGGGTCGCCGCCGCGCTCGGTGACCGGGCCGTCCTCAGACAGTCCACGGGCACCCTCCGGCCGCTGATCGCCGGCGGCGACGCCATCTGGGGGACCCGGGCGCGCTGCTCGCTCGGCTTCAACGTCACCAGGGGCGGACAGCCGTACTTCCTGACCGCGGGGCACTGCACCAACGCCGTACGGAGCTGGTCCGCGACACAGGGCGGCGAGGAGATCGCGGTGACGGAGGCCGGCACCTTCCCCGGTGACGACTACGGGATCGTGAAGTACGCCGCCGCCGGCATCGTGCACCCCGGCCAGGTGGATCTCCACAACGGCAGCATGCAGTCCATCACCCGGGCAGGCGATCCGATCGTGGGCCAGAAGGTGCAGCGCAGCGGCGGCTCCACGCATGTGCACGACGGTGACGTCATCGCACTCGAAGTGACCGCCAACTACCAGGAGGGCGCGGTCGACGGTCTGATCCAGGCGACCATCTGCGCGGAGGCCGGGGACAGCGGCGGCTCGCTCTTCGAGGGCGATACCGCGCTCGGAATCACCTCGGGCGGCCGGGGCGACTGCTCCGCGGGCGGGGTGACCTACTACCAGCCCGTCCGCGAGGCCCTCGAAAAGACCGGGGCGCAGCTCGGCTGA